The Fimbriimonas ginsengisoli Gsoil 348 genome window below encodes:
- the dnaE gene encoding DNA polymerase III subunit alpha: MSSAGDEVRLARWREAGDWWACAPQLEVCRYLDGQGIRREKIETLPPLMTVDRAETPPRILKLRDEKIARACGYKDPVVAPHVESGGSDSYAALHVLSGYAFGRGGMLAAEICSFPEAWEYQAILLADPFSLMGAREFRRYAAQAEIKPLIGATVEMPEGGELVLVARSKRGYRSLSRLITECHLGEPRLYPLCTWERLERHTEDLLCLTGGDAGVLNRLMVRRDEEGARIMLDHLIGLYGRENVFIQIERSYLPWEIATNERMLELAEYARVTPVAGGPITHHRPENFPAQDVLVCIDTLCTIEEVVGRKPLREEGQPQIPHSPRRALNAERYLRTRSEMRELFRDRPDLLENTLRVAERCDSNVLPGRTNLPKYCENEAELLRYETYEGARHFCKVIDSDVTDRLEMELDRIIRNGFASHFLIAWDMCRWATDQGIVLSGRGSVIDSLVAYCLGFSRINALEHDLHFDRFLPEGATKRPDIDIDFEARRREDVRGYLTTKYGPAHVATVAAFGAYGSRGIIREVGKVMGVPPESLSLLAKRLHGGVTPERLEEALDARPELRNSNIPRERFHWVFRLAEDLMDIPRNARAHSSGVVICEDPIADIVPMMHSGVDGVPIIQWDKRSAKDCFDKFDVLCLRGNDVLSDTQARVRDQVPDFDIRDVSLEDEDVYRAFRAGNLIGIPQSASPAMRQAHIRVRTENLKDAGVVQAAIRPGVGGAVKINEYIARRRGQHYGVLDPLFDDILGSTYGIVVFQEQVDQLLQEFGGYSAAEAEEAREGIYKRKKEEFAQQIRQQVFDRIVARGHSEEIAQEVFQYVAQFEGYGFAQGHALAFADISVRCVWCQQNFPAEYFAALLNAQPAGYYGPATIANEARIREIEILRPDVNRSAINFTPEDLLSEDDPRMLIPHGGIRVGLRQVGGVQEATRERIIAARHDGAFASFFDFVARVRPDRDELERLILCGAFEGLTENRRTLLWAIPRALEYAAMVSSMDGALPLRLQEPPFPEDVEDFSIAERAIQDRRVLDLDIRHHLVAFERARIKEKGGITSAEASRLTPGTKAFVVGNPIRLRFPPTSSGKRVMFFDLEDESGLLNVTCFDDVYQRDGHQVICNPYITLRGEAQDRDGHIAFLAHRIYPYTPCLREIQVTDDPLPIVVSDFLVG; the protein is encoded by the coding sequence ATGTCCTCGGCTGGCGATGAGGTTCGCCTCGCCCGCTGGCGCGAAGCCGGCGACTGGTGGGCATGCGCGCCCCAACTGGAGGTGTGCCGATATCTTGACGGCCAGGGAATCCGGCGCGAGAAAATCGAGACGCTACCTCCCCTTATGACGGTAGACCGCGCCGAGACGCCCCCTCGGATATTGAAACTGCGAGACGAGAAGATCGCCCGCGCTTGCGGATACAAAGATCCGGTCGTGGCTCCGCATGTGGAGTCGGGAGGGTCCGACTCTTACGCCGCGCTCCACGTGCTAAGCGGCTACGCGTTCGGCCGAGGCGGGATGCTCGCCGCCGAGATCTGCAGCTTTCCTGAGGCGTGGGAATATCAAGCGATTCTTCTTGCGGACCCTTTCTCGCTGATGGGGGCTCGGGAGTTCCGGCGCTATGCCGCCCAAGCGGAGATCAAGCCTCTGATCGGGGCGACGGTCGAGATGCCGGAAGGAGGCGAGCTCGTACTCGTCGCCCGCAGCAAGCGGGGGTACCGCAGCCTGTCGCGGCTAATCACGGAGTGTCATTTGGGTGAGCCCCGACTCTATCCCCTCTGTACTTGGGAGCGGCTGGAGCGGCATACCGAGGATCTCCTCTGCCTGACCGGCGGCGATGCCGGCGTGCTGAACCGCTTGATGGTGCGCCGCGATGAAGAGGGAGCCCGCATCATGCTCGATCATCTGATCGGACTCTATGGGCGCGAAAACGTCTTCATTCAGATTGAACGGAGCTACCTTCCCTGGGAAATCGCCACCAACGAGCGGATGCTGGAGTTGGCGGAGTACGCCCGAGTCACCCCGGTTGCGGGCGGTCCGATCACGCATCATCGTCCAGAGAATTTCCCCGCCCAGGACGTATTGGTCTGTATCGACACGCTTTGCACGATCGAGGAGGTTGTCGGCCGGAAGCCGTTGCGCGAGGAAGGGCAGCCCCAAATACCGCACTCCCCGCGCCGGGCCTTGAACGCGGAGCGTTATCTGAGGACGAGGAGCGAGATGCGCGAGCTGTTCCGAGACCGGCCGGATCTGCTGGAGAACACCTTGCGGGTGGCCGAGCGTTGCGACTCCAACGTGCTTCCCGGCCGCACAAATCTTCCCAAGTACTGCGAAAACGAAGCGGAGCTGCTCCGTTACGAGACATACGAGGGGGCTCGACACTTTTGCAAGGTCATCGACTCCGATGTGACCGATCGGCTAGAGATGGAGCTGGATCGGATTATCCGGAACGGCTTTGCCAGTCACTTCCTGATCGCGTGGGATATGTGCCGCTGGGCGACCGATCAGGGGATCGTCTTGAGCGGGCGCGGTTCGGTCATCGATTCCTTGGTCGCTTATTGTCTCGGATTCTCGCGAATTAACGCCCTGGAGCACGACCTCCACTTCGACCGTTTTCTACCGGAAGGGGCCACCAAAAGACCGGACATCGATATCGACTTCGAGGCGCGCCGGCGGGAAGATGTACGCGGCTACCTGACCACCAAATATGGACCGGCTCATGTGGCGACCGTCGCCGCCTTCGGCGCCTACGGCTCGCGGGGCATTATCCGAGAAGTGGGGAAGGTGATGGGCGTACCCCCCGAGAGCCTCAGCCTCTTGGCCAAACGGCTCCATGGCGGAGTTACCCCCGAGCGCTTGGAAGAAGCTCTCGACGCCCGCCCCGAGCTGCGGAACAGCAACATCCCCCGCGAGCGTTTCCATTGGGTTTTTCGCCTCGCCGAGGATCTGATGGACATCCCCCGCAACGCCCGCGCGCACTCCTCCGGCGTGGTGATCTGCGAGGATCCGATCGCCGACATCGTTCCGATGATGCACTCCGGAGTCGACGGGGTGCCGATCATCCAGTGGGATAAGCGAAGCGCCAAGGACTGCTTCGACAAGTTCGACGTGCTTTGTCTGAGAGGGAACGACGTGCTCTCCGATACCCAGGCGCGCGTTCGGGACCAGGTCCCCGATTTCGATATCCGTGACGTTTCACTCGAGGATGAGGATGTTTACCGCGCCTTTCGCGCCGGGAACCTCATCGGCATTCCTCAGTCCGCCTCGCCGGCGATGCGGCAAGCGCATATCCGGGTGCGAACGGAAAATCTTAAAGACGCGGGAGTTGTGCAGGCCGCGATCCGGCCGGGGGTCGGTGGGGCGGTGAAGATCAACGAATACATCGCTCGTCGCCGCGGGCAGCACTATGGAGTTCTGGACCCTCTTTTCGACGATATCCTCGGGAGTACCTACGGCATCGTCGTGTTTCAGGAGCAGGTAGACCAACTGCTTCAGGAGTTCGGCGGTTATTCCGCCGCGGAGGCGGAGGAAGCTCGGGAGGGGATCTACAAGCGGAAGAAAGAAGAGTTCGCGCAGCAAATCCGCCAGCAAGTCTTTGACCGGATCGTCGCCCGGGGACATTCCGAGGAGATCGCCCAAGAGGTTTTTCAATACGTAGCGCAGTTCGAGGGGTACGGCTTCGCTCAGGGACACGCGCTCGCCTTCGCGGATATTTCCGTCCGTTGCGTTTGGTGTCAGCAGAACTTCCCGGCGGAATACTTCGCGGCGCTCTTAAACGCCCAGCCGGCCGGCTATTACGGTCCCGCCACGATCGCCAACGAAGCGCGGATACGCGAGATCGAGATTCTTCGTCCCGACGTCAACCGGAGCGCGATCAATTTCACCCCGGAGGATCTGCTCTCGGAGGACGACCCCCGGATGTTGATCCCTCACGGCGGAATCCGAGTCGGCCTGCGCCAGGTCGGCGGGGTACAGGAAGCGACGCGGGAGCGGATCATCGCTGCGCGCCACGACGGCGCGTTCGCCTCTTTCTTCGATTTCGTCGCTCGCGTTCGCCCGGATCGCGACGAGCTCGAACGGCTTATCCTCTGCGGCGCGTTCGAAGGGCTTACGGAAAATCGCCGCACTCTTCTCTGGGCGATCCCCCGCGCCCTCGAATACGCCGCGATGGTCTCCTCCATGGACGGAGCGCTCCCTTTACGGCTTCAGGAGCCGCCGTTTCCGGAAGATGTGGAGGATTTCTCCATTGCCGAACGGGCGATCCAAGACCGCCGAGTGCTTGATTTGGACATCCGCCACCATCTGGTCGCGTTCGAGCGTGCGCGAATCAAGGAGAAAGGCGGGATTACCTCGGCCGAGGCGTCGCGCCTGACTCCGGGGACGAAGGCTTTCGTTGTGGGTAACCCGATCCGCCTTAGATTCCCGCCGACCTCGAGCGGCAAGCGGGTGATGTTTTTCGATCTCGAAGACGAGAGCGGCCTGTTGAATGTGACCTGCTTCGACGACGTCTACCAGCGCGACGGCCACCAGGTGATCTGCAACCCTTACATCACCCTCCGCGGCGAAGCCCAAGACCGGGATGGCCACATCGCCTTCCTCGCCCATCGCATCTACCCTTACACGCCTTGCTTGCGAGAAATCCAAGTCACCGACGACCCGCTGCCGATCGTCGTCTCGGATTTCTTGGTGGGCTAG
- a CDS encoding DNA polymerase Y family protein has product MLRIQLDGFYIQPIQHCGPLVVVREGVVLDSNPDARLRGVSEGFTARNAINIIPNLTLRTWREDDYRERCTKWLDGCLDFCDVIEPEDQHVAYLDLSGHPAPGEIAVRVVESLEKATGLPVRFGAGPSKWVAFLASQHGDWGQAVREPAAFLAPLPVLELLPIAMASRERLRFLGYRKIGDVAKLDIATLRSQFGEEALTILRAAAGSQGDPVEAIYPPDSIADRVFFPSPLESLEAIDANLRLLAQCLGGRLMGKGQEGSSLELSIETETAGWQTRTREFAKPMRAQPAIFAALQALWSETPIEEPVLALGARLRNLRLVVGFQPALVGRARANDRVVRLERTVAQIHTTFGERAVLRASEMPVARRVRVLREWQNVLGWR; this is encoded by the coding sequence GTGCTCAGAATCCAGCTCGACGGCTTCTACATCCAGCCGATCCAGCACTGCGGACCTTTGGTGGTCGTGCGGGAAGGGGTTGTGCTCGACTCCAACCCCGACGCCCGGCTACGCGGGGTTAGCGAGGGGTTTACCGCGCGGAACGCCATCAACATCATCCCGAATCTCACCCTGCGAACCTGGCGGGAAGACGATTACCGCGAGCGGTGTACGAAGTGGCTCGATGGGTGCCTCGATTTTTGCGACGTGATCGAGCCCGAAGATCAGCATGTCGCCTACCTCGACCTCTCGGGGCACCCCGCGCCGGGCGAAATCGCGGTTCGAGTCGTAGAGTCGCTGGAGAAAGCGACCGGCCTTCCGGTACGGTTCGGCGCGGGTCCCTCGAAATGGGTCGCGTTTCTCGCGTCACAGCATGGCGACTGGGGGCAGGCGGTGCGAGAGCCGGCGGCCTTCCTCGCTCCATTGCCGGTCTTGGAACTGCTGCCGATCGCGATGGCGTCACGAGAGCGCCTCCGTTTTCTCGGATATCGAAAAATCGGGGACGTGGCCAAGCTCGATATAGCGACGCTCCGATCGCAGTTCGGTGAGGAAGCGCTGACGATTTTGCGGGCGGCGGCCGGCTCGCAAGGTGATCCCGTGGAGGCGATTTATCCGCCCGACTCGATCGCGGACCGAGTTTTCTTCCCCTCTCCCCTCGAGTCGCTTGAAGCGATCGACGCCAATCTCAGGCTCTTGGCCCAATGCCTCGGCGGGCGTTTGATGGGTAAGGGGCAGGAGGGCTCGAGCCTCGAGCTGAGCATCGAAACCGAAACGGCGGGTTGGCAGACGCGAACGCGAGAATTTGCCAAGCCGATGCGAGCCCAGCCCGCCATTTTCGCCGCCTTGCAGGCTTTGTGGAGCGAGACGCCGATCGAGGAACCGGTGCTCGCTTTGGGGGCGCGTCTGCGAAATCTACGGCTCGTCGTCGGCTTTCAGCCTGCGCTCGTGGGGCGCGCCCGCGCCAACGATAGGGTGGTACGGCTGGAGCGGACGGTGGCTCAGATCCACACCACGTTCGGGGAACGTGCCGTTCTGCGGGCATCGGAAATGCCGGTCGCGCGCCGGGTTCGAGTGTTGCGGGAGTGGCAGAATGTCCTCGGCTGGCGATGA
- a CDS encoding diguanylate cyclase, with the protein MPPLARAYWVFVFALGIVAAILSQKLPLPTHRNSPWEIAGFVALGVLVGGKKVSLNSLRTNEEAVSMSLGFAVTFASMLRLGPGLAVIIAVASCLSSCVFPKRQRVHQLIFNVALSAVEALVGGLVFTLLNGGTLDMQLNFQNCLRTFLAVACSSLSFFLVNTFGVAVMLALFTGEKLLDVWKENFKWTAPSYFASACVGGLAMLLFNGSALAVLLFILPVAYWVYQSFVTYIARAEDRQRHIEELQVKQAQLSDLYLATIKSLALAIDAKDQYTHQHIIRVQRYAVAVAIEMGLEGGDLEGVRTGALLHDIGKLGVPEYVLLKPGPLTPEEYEKVKKHPEIGAAILDPVEFPWPVLPVVRHHHERWDGTGYPDGLAGENIPLTARIMAVADVYDAVTSTRSYRQAWTHERAVELIRREAGSHFDPVVVESFLKVIDRVVNEMASEGVGPLVLKHAVSTAVESKAIQAAKHISRASTELWALYEVAQSLSSSLGIKHTAELVVRKIEEIYPGATCVFFLWDADVRILTADSAFGVNRDFFVNARTVGEESPSLKAIENNTPFFGAFDPADLMLDSVASGLWTPPKTALIVPVCCEGRPIGTINLYHPSEDAFSDYDRQLLELIGERAASALYNGILFDRTRGDSLSDPLTGVYNLRFLTNHVDSLCDSDYAEANESVFALLCLDLDSFKPINDGFGHAKGDAVLRDAARLFTEVVGTAGIVARYGGDEFVVVLDGANQAEAEEMTRRLQEAIETYDPQLHHRRLGQLRLGVSVGSACYPSDGKDCASLLSAADHRMYSMKTERKLQPLAKPSEPAGERENVLPGLERPRAGR; encoded by the coding sequence ATGCCACCCCTGGCCCGAGCGTACTGGGTGTTTGTTTTCGCACTCGGTATCGTGGCGGCGATCCTGTCGCAAAAGCTGCCGCTTCCCACCCATCGTAACTCGCCGTGGGAGATTGCCGGGTTCGTTGCCTTGGGCGTACTCGTCGGAGGCAAAAAGGTCAGCCTCAACAGCCTTCGGACAAACGAAGAGGCGGTTTCGATGTCGCTCGGCTTCGCGGTGACTTTCGCGAGCATGCTGCGCCTCGGCCCCGGGCTTGCCGTCATCATCGCCGTCGCAAGCTGCCTATCGAGCTGCGTTTTCCCCAAGCGCCAGCGGGTCCACCAGCTCATCTTCAACGTCGCCCTTAGCGCGGTCGAAGCGCTGGTCGGCGGTCTGGTCTTCACCCTCCTCAACGGAGGGACCTTGGACATGCAGCTCAACTTCCAAAACTGTCTTCGGACGTTTTTGGCGGTCGCCTGCAGTTCGCTCAGCTTCTTCTTAGTGAACACATTCGGCGTGGCGGTCATGCTCGCGCTCTTCACCGGCGAGAAGCTGCTCGACGTGTGGAAGGAAAACTTCAAGTGGACTGCGCCCAGCTACTTCGCCAGCGCCTGCGTCGGCGGTTTGGCGATGCTGCTCTTCAACGGTAGCGCCCTCGCGGTCCTCCTCTTCATCTTGCCCGTCGCCTACTGGGTCTATCAGTCGTTCGTTACCTACATCGCGCGCGCCGAAGACCGGCAGCGCCATATCGAAGAGCTCCAAGTCAAACAGGCCCAGCTCTCCGACCTGTATCTGGCAACCATTAAAAGCCTCGCCCTCGCCATCGACGCCAAGGATCAATACACCCACCAACACATCATTCGCGTACAGCGCTACGCGGTGGCGGTGGCGATCGAGATGGGGCTGGAGGGTGGCGATCTGGAAGGGGTGCGAACCGGCGCGCTGCTTCACGATATCGGCAAGCTCGGCGTGCCCGAATACGTTTTGCTCAAGCCTGGTCCGCTGACGCCGGAAGAGTACGAGAAGGTCAAGAAGCACCCTGAAATCGGCGCGGCGATTTTGGACCCGGTCGAATTCCCCTGGCCGGTCCTGCCGGTCGTGCGGCACCATCACGAGCGGTGGGACGGTACGGGCTATCCCGACGGCCTGGCGGGAGAGAACATCCCGCTCACCGCCCGTATCATGGCAGTTGCCGACGTTTACGACGCCGTGACCTCCACCCGCTCCTACCGGCAGGCGTGGACCCACGAGCGAGCGGTTGAGCTGATCCGCCGCGAGGCGGGAAGCCACTTTGACCCGGTCGTCGTCGAGTCTTTCCTCAAAGTCATCGATCGGGTCGTTAACGAAATGGCCTCTGAAGGGGTTGGGCCGCTGGTGCTCAAGCACGCCGTCTCCACCGCCGTCGAGAGCAAGGCCATCCAAGCCGCTAAACATATTTCGCGCGCCTCGACCGAGCTATGGGCGCTTTACGAGGTGGCTCAGTCGCTTTCCAGCAGCCTGGGGATAAAGCACACCGCCGAATTGGTCGTGCGTAAAATCGAGGAGATCTACCCCGGCGCGACCTGCGTCTTCTTCCTATGGGACGCGGACGTCAGAATCCTTACCGCCGACTCGGCCTTCGGCGTCAACCGCGATTTCTTCGTCAACGCTCGAACAGTCGGGGAGGAGAGCCCATCGCTCAAGGCGATCGAGAACAACACCCCGTTCTTTGGGGCGTTCGATCCTGCCGACCTCATGCTCGACTCCGTGGCCTCCGGCCTCTGGACCCCTCCCAAGACCGCCCTCATCGTGCCGGTCTGCTGCGAGGGAAGGCCGATCGGGACCATCAACCTGTACCATCCGTCCGAAGATGCCTTTAGCGATTACGACCGCCAACTTCTCGAGCTGATCGGCGAACGGGCGGCATCCGCTCTCTACAACGGCATTCTGTTCGACCGAACCCGGGGCGACTCCCTCAGCGATCCGCTGACCGGCGTCTACAACCTCCGGTTCCTCACGAATCACGTGGACTCCCTCTGCGACTCGGACTATGCGGAAGCGAACGAATCGGTTTTCGCCCTCCTCTGCCTCGACCTCGACAGCTTCAAGCCGATCAACGACGGTTTTGGACACGCCAAAGGAGACGCGGTCTTACGCGATGCCGCCCGCCTGTTCACCGAGGTCGTCGGTACGGCGGGGATCGTGGCGCGTTATGGAGGGGATGAGTTCGTCGTCGTCTTGGACGGCGCCAATCAGGCCGAAGCCGAGGAGATGACCCGGCGTCTCCAAGAGGCGATCGAGACCTACGATCCTCAATTGCATCACCGCCGGCTGGGGCAACTGCGCCTCGGCGTGAGCGTCGGCAGCGCCTGCTACCCAAGCGACGGCAAAGACTGCGCGTCCCTTCTTTCAGCGGCCGATCATCGGATGTACTCGATGAAGACGGAAAGAAAGCTTCAGCCTTTGGCGAAGCCCTCCGAACCGGCCGGCGAGCGAGAAAACGTACTCCCAGGACTCGAGCGACCTCGCGCAGGACGTTAA
- a CDS encoding S8 family peptidase, with protein MPTHKRTARRIAGILATVSAAVSAFGQAPSTDTFVKKALAAPSEGRINLLVQNSRSMTGADAAKLAHLGGYVYRHLPIVKSNAINIPTKKLRKLLSLPFVSHVSEDVSVRKSDVYTVESSGASTAWQQYSTTGSGVGVAIIDSGIRPDNDFGFLNDWDFTDLLNNRIVANANFSPDSFFANDLCGHGTHVAGIVGGNGKSSSARNCFVTYYGIAPEANLINVRVLDSQGSGTVSQVIAGIQWTVNHKKSYNIRVMNLSMGHTVGESYTTDPLCQAVEQAWKSGIVVVCSAGNDGRKNATQTSGADNEGYGANYGTIESPGNDPYVITVGAMKQGDVRNHDQIATYSSRGPSRLDFVVKPDIVAAGNRVVSVLARYSYLDRTYGDVNGVSWTEYMTSKRDGMSHDYFRLSGTSMAAPVVSGAVALMLQLQPKLSPDTVKARLMASADKWLATSGRGDMFTYGAGYLNIPAALDSAIVATQYATSPRAYRRSDGSVAIDMDRAMWGTGMSGNRAMWGDGAMSGTQPDTVSPNRAMWGDDVWTDPTVTTVNSATIDLSSTAIKGD; from the coding sequence ATGCCGACCCACAAGAGGACTGCCCGGCGAATCGCCGGCATCTTAGCGACCGTTTCGGCCGCGGTTTCGGCATTCGGGCAAGCTCCGAGCACCGACACATTCGTCAAGAAGGCACTGGCCGCACCCAGCGAGGGGCGGATCAATCTGCTTGTACAAAACTCGCGATCGATGACGGGGGCCGACGCCGCCAAGCTGGCGCACCTCGGAGGCTACGTTTACCGGCACCTTCCGATCGTGAAGTCGAATGCGATCAACATCCCAACCAAGAAGCTTCGAAAGCTTCTCAGCCTGCCGTTCGTCTCGCATGTTTCCGAAGATGTCTCGGTACGCAAGAGCGATGTGTACACCGTCGAGTCGAGCGGCGCGAGCACGGCTTGGCAGCAGTACAGCACGACCGGTTCCGGAGTCGGCGTCGCCATCATCGACAGCGGCATCCGGCCCGACAACGATTTTGGCTTTCTCAACGATTGGGACTTCACCGATCTCCTCAACAACCGGATCGTCGCCAACGCCAATTTTTCCCCCGATTCGTTTTTTGCCAACGACCTCTGCGGCCATGGAACTCACGTTGCCGGCATCGTGGGTGGAAATGGGAAGAGCTCCTCGGCCAGGAATTGCTTCGTCACCTACTACGGAATCGCCCCTGAGGCGAACCTGATCAACGTTCGAGTGCTCGATTCCCAGGGGTCCGGCACGGTCAGCCAAGTGATTGCCGGTATTCAGTGGACGGTCAATCACAAGAAGAGCTACAACATCCGGGTCATGAACCTCTCCATGGGGCATACCGTGGGAGAGAGCTACACCACCGACCCCCTGTGCCAAGCCGTCGAGCAGGCATGGAAGAGCGGCATCGTCGTCGTCTGTTCCGCCGGAAACGACGGCCGGAAGAACGCAACCCAAACCTCCGGCGCCGACAATGAGGGTTACGGCGCCAACTACGGCACGATCGAGTCGCCGGGGAACGACCCTTACGTCATCACCGTCGGCGCGATGAAGCAGGGAGACGTCCGCAACCACGACCAGATCGCGACCTATTCGAGCCGTGGCCCTTCGAGGCTGGACTTCGTTGTGAAGCCGGACATCGTTGCCGCCGGCAACCGGGTGGTTTCCGTACTCGCTCGATACTCGTATCTCGACCGAACCTACGGCGACGTCAATGGCGTGTCCTGGACCGAATACATGACCAGTAAGCGGGACGGGATGTCGCACGACTACTTCCGGCTCTCCGGAACGTCGATGGCGGCCCCCGTCGTCTCCGGCGCGGTGGCGCTGATGCTTCAGCTCCAACCGAAGCTTTCCCCCGACACCGTCAAGGCTCGTCTCATGGCGAGCGCCGACAAGTGGCTGGCCACTTCCGGACGGGGCGACATGTTCACCTACGGAGCCGGCTACCTCAATATTCCGGCCGCGCTGGATAGCGCGATCGTGGCGACACAGTACGCGACCAGTCCCCGAGCCTACCGGCGCTCCGACGGCAGCGTGGCGATCGATATGGATCGGGCCATGTGGGGAACCGGAATGTCCGGGAACCGAGCCATGTGGGGAGACGGCGCGATGTCCGGAACACAACCCGATACGGTTTCGCCAAACCGAGCCATGTGGGGAGACGATGTTTGGACCGACCCAACGGTCACTACCGTTAACAGCGCGACGATCGACCTATCGTCGACCGCAATCAAGGGGGATTAA